A single region of the Brienomyrus brachyistius isolate T26 chromosome 10, BBRACH_0.4, whole genome shotgun sequence genome encodes:
- the LOC125750893 gene encoding cilia- and flagella-associated protein 251-like: MKWIFLNCFRPPAVPKDAGEAIKAKEERKKDKEGKKKKPWLKKLFTKKGKGKKAMVVDSQTLAMEDSQTLAMEEDSQTLAMEDSQTLAMEDSQTLAMEDSQTLAMEEDSQTLAMEDSQTLAMEDSQTLAMEDSQTLAMEDSQTLAMEDSQTLAMEDSQTLAMEDSQTLAMEESQTVEVKEESQAKVEKEESQKVAVKEESQAKVEKEKYKAMEEEEKYKAMEEEYKAMEEEYKAMEEEYKAMEVEESKAMEVDLSKAMEEEYTEMVKEEYTAMVEETYKAMVEETYKAMVEETYKAMVEKSKAGSG, translated from the exons atgaagtggatttttctcaattgctttaggCCGCCAGCGGTACCAAAGGACGCTGGAGAAGCTATAAAAgcaaaggaggaaagaaaaaaggataaagaaggaaagaaaaagaaaccctGGCTGAAGAagctttttacaaaaaaagggaaaggaaaaaaggcaatggtggtggatagccagacattggcgatggaggacagccagacattggcgatggaggaggatagccagacattggcgatggaggacagccagacattggcgatggaggacagccagacattggcgatggaggacagccagacattggcgatggaggaggatagccagacattggcgatggaggatagccagacattggcgatggaggacagccagacattggcgatggaggacagccagacattggcgatggaggacagccagacattggcgatggaggatagccagacattggcgatggaggatagccagacattggcgatggaggacagccagacattggcgatggaggaaagCCAGACAGTGGaggtgaaggaggagagccaggcaaaggtGGAGAAGGAGGAAAGCCAGAAAGTGGcggtgaaggaggagagccaggcaaaggtggagaaggagaagtacaaggcaatggaggaggaggagaagtacaaggcaatggaggaggaatacaaggcaatggaggaggaatacaaggcaatggaggaggaatacaaggcaatggaggtggaggagagcaaggcaatggaggtggacttgagcaaggcaatggaggaggagtaca CAGAAATGGTGAAGGAGGAGTACacggcaatggtggaggagacgtacaaggcaatggtggaggagacgtacaaggcaatggtggaggagacgtacaaggcaatggtggagaagaGCAAAGCCGGTAGTGGATGA